In Papaver somniferum cultivar HN1 chromosome 1, ASM357369v1, whole genome shotgun sequence, a genomic segment contains:
- the LOC113272992 gene encoding putative receptor-like protein kinase At3g47110 — protein MGISYNELLKATNGFNDSTNLIGKGSFGSVYRGILQQDESKPVAVKVIHLKQRGATASFMAECDALRRARHRNLLKIITCCSSTDFHGNPFKALVFEFMANGSLENWLHPTAGDTSNDDQLHERNLNLETRLDIAVDVASALNYLHHDSESPIVHCDVKPSNVLLDEDLTAHVGDFGLAKFLFNPSSISRQLNAQEDASSIAVKGSIGYVSPGDAYSYGILLLEMFTGKRPTDDMFKDGLNIHNFCKMHELTERVEEAIDSYLSLELREDHNDTEVTKSNMLRNEGRNIHKDTMRQVLASIIQIGVKFSSDLPSDRCNMSQVVVDVQAVKNQFLSVML, from the exons ATGGGTATTTCTTACAATGAGCTTCTTAAAGCTACCAATGGATTTAATGATTCTACCAACTTGATTGGTAAGGGAAGTTTCGGTTCTGTATATAGGGGAATTCTTCAACAAGATGAATCAAAACCTGTTGCAGTTAAGGTTATACACCTTAAACAAAGAGGTGCAACTGCGAGTTTCATGGCTGAGTGTGATGCTTTAAGGAGAGCTAGACATAGAAATTTACTCAAGATTATAACTTGTTGTTCAAGTACAGATTTTCATGGTAATCCTTTCAAAGCCCTGGTGTTTGAGTTCATGGCTAATGGGAGTCTGGAGAACTGGCTGCACCCGACTGCAGGTGACACATCTAATGATGATCAACTACATGAGAGGAATTTGAACCTAGAAACAAGATTGGACATTGCAGTCGATGTTGCTTCAGCGTTAAATTATCTCCACCATGATTCTGAATCACCCATTGTGCATTGTGATGTGAAGCCAAGCAATGTCCTTCTTGATGAAGATTTAACTGCCCATGTGGGTGACTTTGGCTTGGCTAAATTCCTTTTTAATCCCTCTAGTATCTCTAGACAGCTGAATGCACAAGAAGACGCAAGCTCAATTGCAGTAAAGGGCTCCATCGGTTATGTTTCACCag GTGACGCCTATAGCTATGGGATTCTTTTGCTAGAGATGTTTACGGGAAAGAGGCCAACTGATGACATGTTCAAGGATGGTCTAAACATTCATAACTTCTGTAAGATGCATGAGTTAACAGAGCGCGTGGAAGAGGCTATCGATTCATATTTATCACTTGAATTAAGAGAAGATCATAATGATACTGAAGTCACCAAGTCCAATATGTTGAGGAACGAAGGAAGAAACATACACAAAGACACAATGAGACAAGTCTTAGCTTCCATAATTCAGATTGGAGTTAAATTTTCTTCAGATTTACCTTCAGACAGATGTAACATGAGCCAGGTTGTTGTCGATGTACAAGCCGTTAAGAATCAGTTTCTAAGTGTCATGTTGTAA
- the LOC113272981 gene encoding uncharacterized protein LOC113272981 yields MANNRSLPSNKNTLHPAFAVSNIKVLIPVTLDIKQDEYSSWVLLFQLHLQAHNLLFLIDSSSPTPDLDDATILQLDALCRQWMFSTMTKDLMLTVLKTGKTAKDLWDHLKRLFQDNKGNRAASLESKFVNLRFIDCNNVDDYCDKLQALSSRLSDLEFPMDEKRLVIQLVNGLPEEYNTVASFIQQSMPSFDTARSQLRTEEIRREHQSTSNTHAALAAGTPHTSHHLPVVAQRHQQSLDRTAPLLPNPTGPVLPNSDT; encoded by the coding sequence ATGGCAAACAATCGATCCTTACCGAGTAATAAAAACACCTTACATCCGGCTTTCGCCGTTTCCAACATCAAAGTTTTGATCCCTGTTACACTAGATATCAAACAAGACGAATACTCTTCATGGGTTCTCCtatttcaacttcatcttcaagcgCACAACCTCCTTTTTCTTATAGATAGTTCTTCCCCCACACCAGATCTTGACGATGCCACCATCCTACAGCTTGACGCCCTATGCCGtcaatggatgttctccaccatgaCCAAAGATCTGATGCTGACTGTTCTCAAAACTGGAAAAACTGCGAAGGATTTATGGGATCATCTCAAACGTCTCTTCCAAGACAACAAAGGAAACCGCGCTGCCAGCCTTGAAAGTAAGTTTGTCAATCTAAGATTTATTGACTGTAACAACGTTGATGATTATTGTGATAAGCTACAGGCACTCTCCAGTCGATTGAGTGACCTCGAGTTTCCAATGGATGAAAAACGACTAGTTATCCAGCTTGTCAATGGACTTCCGGAGGAATATAATACTGTTGCCTCCTTCATTCAACAATCGATGCCATCGTTTGACACTGCTCGATCTCAACTACGCACTGAAGAGATTCGCCGTGAACATCAATCTACATCAAATACTCATGCTGCCCTTGCTGCCGGAACACCGCACACCTCCCATCACCTTCCTGTTGTTGCACAGCGTCATCAACAAAGTCTGGATCGCACAGCGCCGTTGCTTCCAAATCCAACAGGCCCAGTGCTTCCAAATTCGGACACCTGA